In a single window of the Equus quagga isolate Etosha38 chromosome 7, UCLA_HA_Equagga_1.0, whole genome shotgun sequence genome:
- the DDX41 gene encoding probable ATP-dependent RNA helicase DDX41, which translates to MRAAKMEESEPERKRVRTDEAGAAGSRSEAEDEDDEDYVPYVPLRQRRQLLLQKLLQRRRKGAAEEEQQDSGSEPRGDEDDIPLGPQSNVSLLDQHQHLKEKAEARKESAKEKQLKEEEKILESVAEGRALMSVKEMAKGITYDDPIKTSWTPPRYVLSMSEERHERVRKKYHILVEGDGIPPPIKSFKEMKFPAAILRGLKKKGIHHPTPIQIQGIPTILSGRDMIGIAFTGSGKTLVFTLPVIMFCLEQEKRLPFSKREGPYGLIICPSRELARQTHGILEYYCRLLQEDSSPLLRCALCIGGMSVKEQMETIRHGVHMMVATPGRLMDLLQKKMVSLDICRYLALDEADRMIDMGFEGDIRTIFSYFKGQRQTLLFSATMPKKIQNFAKSALVKPVTINVGRAGAASLDVIQEVEYVKEEAKMVYLLECLQKTPPPVLIFAEKKADVDAIHEYLLLKGVEAVAIHGGKDQEERTKAIEAFREGKKDVLVATDVASKGLDFPAIQHVINYDMPEEIENYVHRIGRTGRSGNTGIATTFINKACDESVLMDLKALLLEAKQKVPPVLQVLHCGDESMLDIGGERGCAFCGGLGHRITDCPKLEAMQTKQVSNIGRKDYLAHSSMDF; encoded by the exons ATGCGTGCAGCCAAGATGGAGGAGTCGGAACCCGAGCGGAAG CGAGTTCGCACCGATGAGGCGGGGGCCGCAGGAAGCCGCTCCGAGGCGGAGGATGAGGACGATGAGGATTACGTCCCCTACGTGCCGTTGCGTCAGCGCCGGCAACTGCTG CTCCAGAAGCTGCTGCAGCGAAGGCGCAAGGGGGCTGCGGAGGAAGAGCAGCAGGACAGCGGCAGCGAGCCCCGGGGAGATGAGGACGACATCCCGCTGGGCCCTCAGTCCAACGTCAGCCTCCTGGATCAGCACCAGCACCTCAAAGAGAAGGCCGAAG CTCGCAAGGAGTCTGCCAAAGAGAAGCagctgaaggaagaggagaagatcCTGGAGAGCGTGGCTGAGGGCCGAG CCTTGATGTCAGTGAAGGAGATGGCTAAGGGAATCACATACGATGATCCGATCAAAACCAG TTGGACACCTCCCCGATATGTCCTGAGCATGTCTGAAGAGCGGCATGAGCGTGTCCGGAAGAAGTACCACATCCTGGTCGAAGGAGATGGCATCCCACCACCCATCAAGAGCTTCAAGGAAATGAAGTTTCCTGCAG CCATCCTGAGAGGCCTGAAGAAGAAGGGCATCCACCACCCAACACCCATTCAGATTCAGGGCATTCCCACCAT TCTATCGGGCCGTGACATGATAGGCATTGCCTTCACGGGTTCAGGCAAGACGCTAGTGTTCACTCTGCCTGTCATCATGTTCTGCTTGGAACAAGAGAAGAGATTACCTTTCTCCAAGCGTGAAGGGCCTTATGGACTCATCATCTGCCCCTCG AGGGAGCTGGCCCGGCAGACCCATGGCATCCTAGAGTATTACTGCCGCCTGCTACAGGAGGACAGCTCGCCACTTCTGCGCTGTGCTCTTTGCATCGGGGGCATGTCTGTCAAAGAGCAGATGGAAACCATCCGACA TGGTGTGCACATGATGGTGGCCACCCCTGGACGCCTCATGGATCTGCTGCAGAAGAAAATGGTCAGCCTAGACATCTGTCGTTACCTGGCGCTGGACGAGGCTGACCGCATGATTGACATGGGTTTTGAGGGCGACATTCGCACCATCTTCTCCTACTTCAAG GGCCAGCGGCAGACCCTACTCTTCAGCGCCACCATGCCTAAGAAGATTCAGAATTTTGCCAAGAGCGCCCTGGTAAAGCCTGTCACCATCAACGTGGGGCGTGCCGGGGCCGCCAGCCTGGATGTTATCCAG GAGGTGGAATATGTGAAGGAGGAGGCCAAGATGGTATACCTGCTCGAGTGTCTCCAGAAGACACCCCCACCT GTGCTCATTTTTGCGGAGAAGAAGGCAGATGTGGATGCCATCCATGAGTACCTGCTGCTCAAGGGGGTCGAGGCTGTGGCCATCCATGGGGGCAAAG ACCAGGAGGAACGGACCAAGGCCATTGAAGCATTCCGGGAGGGCAAGAAGGATGTTCTAGTGGCTACGGACGTAGCCTCCAAGGGCCTGGACTTCCCTGCCATCCAGCACGTCATCAATTACGATATGCCTGAGGAGATCGAGAACTATG TGCACCGTATCGGCCGCACTGGGCGCTCAGGAAACACAGGCATCGCCACCACCTTCATCAACAAGGCTTGTG ATGAATCGGTGCTAATGGACCTCAAAGCTCTGCTGCTGGAGGCCAAGCAGAAGGTGCCACCCGTGCTGCAAGTGCTGCACTGCGGGGACGAGTCCATGCTGGATATTGGAG GAGAGCGTGGCTGTGCCTTCTGCGGAGGCCTGGGCCATCGGATCACCGACTGCCCCAAACTCGAGGCTATGCAGACGAAGCAGGTCAGCAACATAGGCCGCAAGGACTACCTGGCCCACAGCTCCATGGACTTCTGA
- the DOK3 gene encoding LOW QUALITY PROTEIN: docking protein 3 (The sequence of the model RefSeq protein was modified relative to this genomic sequence to represent the inferred CDS: inserted 2 bases in 1 codon) has protein sequence MEPVETPVKDGILYQQHVKFGKKSWRKVWGLLYAGGPSGVARLESWEVRDGGLGPAGDRSAGPGRRGERRVIRLADCVSVLPADGESCPRDTGAFLLTTTERSHLLAAQHRQTWMDPICQLAFPGTGECPSGSGEAEAPKRGLVPMEENSIYSSWQEVGEFPVVVQRTDTAARCQLKGPYLLVLGQDAIQLREPTSPQALYTWPYRFLRKFGADKGIFSFEAGRRCDSGEGFFAFSSPRARDLCGALAAAIARQRERLPELVGPRPCPLPRATSLPSLDPPGELREAPRGPEPPSSWKARLAEPGPQSLPPVLGPAPPPXEPALYASVCKRASVPPGAAEHLYENVGVLEAGPAPERAPGGRSPLASPVYHNDEDLGWPGPAHDSSLEAQYRRLLELDNDDDDGVGDEAGGSGRPYTHTGFKAKLVTLLSRERKKGPAPCDRP, from the exons ATGGAGCCTGTGGAGACCCCTGTCAAGGACGGCATCCTCTACCAGCAGCACGTCAAGTTCGGCAAG AAGTCCTGGCGGAAGGTATGGGGTCTGCTGTATGCAGGAGGCCCATCAGGCGTGGCACGGCTGGAGAGCTGGGAGGTCCGGGACGGTGGCCTGGGGCCCGCGGGTGACAGGTCTGCAGGGCCTGGCCGGCGCGGGGAGCGGCGGGTCATCCGCCTGGCTGACTGCGTGTCCGTGCTGCCGGCGGATGGCGAGAGCTGCCCCCGGGACACTGGTGCCTTCCTGCTCACCACCACTGAGCGAAGCCACCTCCTGGCTGCACAGCACCGCCAGACGTGGATGGACCCCATCTGCCAACTGGCCTTCCCG GGCACAGGGGAGTGCCCCTCAGGATCAGGGGAGGCAGAGGCTCCCAAGAGGGGCCTGGTCCCCATGGAGGAGAACTCCATCTACTCCTCCTGGCAGGAAG TGGGCGAGTTTCCAGTGGTGGTGCAGAGGACCGACACGGCCGCCCGCTGCCAGCTGAAGGGGCCCTACCTCCTGGTGCTGGGCCAAGACGCCATCCAGCTGAGGGAgcccaccagcccccaggccctctACACCTGGCCCTACCGCTTCCTGCGCAAGTTTGGCGCCGACAAG GGCATTTTCTCTTTCGAAGCTGGCCGCCGCTGTGACTCCGGCGAGGGCTTCTTCGCCTTCAGCAGCCCCCGAGCCCGCGACCTGTGCGGGGCCCTGGCGGCCGCCATAGCCCGCCAGCGCGAGCGGCTGCCGGAGCTGGTGGGACCCCGGCCCTGCCCGCTGCCGCGGgccacctccctgccctccctggacCCCCCGGGCGAGCTGCGCGAGGCGCCGCGGGGCCCCGAGCCGCCCAGCTCCTGGAAGGCGCGCCTGGCCGAGCCCGGGCCGCAGAGCCTGCCCCCGGTGCTGGGCCCCGCGCCGCCCCC CGAACCCGCGCTCTACGCGTCGGTGTGCAAGCGCGCCAGCGTGCCCCCGGGCGCCGCCGAGCACCTCTACGAGAACGTGGGCGTGCTGGAGGCCGGGCCGGCGCCTGAGCGCGCCCCCGGCGGCCGCAGCCCCCTGGCCAGCCCCGTCTACCACAACGACGAGGACCTGGGCTGGCCCGGCCCGGCCCACGACAGCAGCCTGGAGGCCCAGTACCGGCGGCTGCTGGAGCTGGACAACGACGACGACGACGGCGTCGGCGACGAGGCCGGGGGCTCTGGCCGGCCCTACACTCACACGGGCTTCAAGGCCAAGCTGGTGACACTGCTGAGCCGTGAGCGGAAGAAGGGCCCAGCCCCCTGCGACCGGCCCTGA